A stretch of Cellulosilyticum sp. I15G10I2 DNA encodes these proteins:
- a CDS encoding glycosyltransferase: MKGSLMIYLIIILILMFMDGIIIVVLFMNRSHNIKKVRRGRKYQHELIRLIIGEKLSSEIKKLIESYRKITQSVILDKKHQNKLKNYFGLEINQKKVVKDIRSISKLKRMQAAAKLGLIASDYARETLEKAVWVEKDYPVKLYFVNILSEMQDARSIPVLVETLIGAHRWYRKRVNVLIGNFGEAFHDYLPHLIYNEAIEVKELIIDFAKKYFSADLKEYLHLFINYGDSKSDLLKSEPLQSRAICCELAYQAASVMAHIYPKELDQEKYLLHADPKLRNIAVEALAYTLSRENVERLLGFLQDKAVARTAVHVIAKIIEVKPDYIQMIVQAFNEAKSLQVKEQLAQVLSLKIEYFIMKLITRSNESAEQIITQLIRLGRTSEIVDFLNRNKNIDLENQLLKLIKQVLTEDDNLAQALSPYLNEHLIKKCGLKKPQYIRLNNHKKKDMRLIVGIYILIFVAVGIFPVIYSIRYYAVLFERPYIEQLYRYIIDFNYYIAFYATSINIVYLILLVLSFFNVRKQSKLWQLKEQSFLFKENMLPAISVIAPAFNEEKTIVESIHSLLNLKYPDYELLVINDGSTDGTLELLINTFKLKRVDYIFEYKLATKLVRGIYRNDAMPNLLVIDKEGGGKADALNVGINISQKEYFCGIDSDSLLDKEALLKLAAMQLDVGVEMPALGGNIIPVNGSTIKQGAITKLGISKNKLVRFQTIEYMRAFMAGRLGWAYAGSLLIISGAFGLFRKERVMGVGGYLTSSGKYEKDTVGEDMELVVRINRLMREMGLHYKIGYAYHANCFTEVPEDIKSLKNQRYRWHRGLIDTIIFHRSMLFNLRYGHIGFFAMPYYFIFEILGPFIEVQGYLMVFLALFLGLLNIEIILLLFIATILLGILVSLSSILIAEKDIKYYQTKDIMSLIFYAFIENFGPRQLFSFWRVGGCLKILWKTDEWGKLKRKGFKR, translated from the coding sequence ATCTGATAATTATATTAATACTCATGTTTATGGACGGCATAATAATTGTTGTATTATTTATGAATAGATCACATAATATCAAAAAGGTAAGACGAGGGAGAAAATATCAGCATGAACTCATTCGACTTATTATCGGAGAAAAACTAAGTTCGGAAATAAAGAAACTTATTGAAAGCTATAGAAAGATAACACAGTCTGTTATATTGGATAAAAAACACCAAAATAAACTAAAAAATTATTTTGGTTTAGAAATAAATCAGAAAAAAGTTGTTAAGGATATAAGATCTATCTCAAAACTAAAAAGAATGCAGGCGGCAGCCAAATTGGGGCTGATTGCTTCAGACTATGCACGCGAGACACTTGAAAAGGCTGTTTGGGTTGAAAAAGACTACCCCGTAAAACTTTATTTTGTCAATATTTTATCTGAGATGCAAGATGCAAGATCGATCCCAGTATTGGTTGAAACGCTTATAGGTGCACATAGGTGGTACCGCAAACGTGTCAATGTGTTAATAGGAAACTTTGGCGAAGCTTTCCATGATTACTTACCGCATCTTATTTATAATGAAGCAATTGAAGTAAAGGAATTAATTATAGATTTTGCTAAAAAATATTTTTCTGCTGATCTTAAGGAATACTTACATTTATTTATAAATTATGGAGATAGCAAATCGGATCTTTTAAAATCTGAACCACTACAATCAAGAGCAATATGCTGTGAACTAGCTTATCAAGCAGCAAGCGTAATGGCACACATTTACCCTAAAGAACTGGATCAAGAAAAGTATCTCTTACATGCAGATCCTAAATTAAGAAATATTGCGGTAGAGGCGCTAGCTTATACACTTTCACGAGAAAATGTTGAGAGACTTCTAGGGTTTCTTCAAGATAAAGCAGTAGCAAGAACAGCAGTACATGTTATAGCGAAAATCATTGAGGTGAAGCCTGACTATATTCAAATGATTGTTCAAGCATTTAATGAAGCGAAGTCGCTTCAAGTTAAAGAGCAATTAGCTCAAGTTCTATCACTTAAAATAGAGTATTTTATCATGAAGTTGATAACTAGGTCAAATGAATCAGCTGAGCAGATTATTACGCAGCTGATCCGCCTGGGAAGAACAAGTGAGATTGTCGACTTTTTAAATAGAAATAAAAATATAGATTTAGAAAATCAGCTTTTAAAGCTTATTAAACAAGTATTAACTGAAGACGATAATCTGGCACAAGCATTAAGTCCTTACTTAAATGAGCATCTTATAAAAAAATGTGGTCTTAAAAAACCTCAATATATACGGCTGAATAACCATAAAAAGAAAGATATGAGGCTTATTGTGGGGATATATATACTTATCTTTGTTGCGGTAGGGATATTCCCTGTAATTTATAGTATAAGATATTATGCTGTGCTTTTTGAAAGACCCTATATAGAGCAGCTGTATCGGTATATCATTGACTTTAATTATTATATTGCATTTTATGCAACAAGCATTAATATAGTTTATTTAATTCTCCTTGTATTGTCATTTTTTAATGTGAGGAAACAATCCAAGCTATGGCAGCTCAAAGAGCAATCATTTTTGTTTAAAGAGAATATGCTCCCTGCAATATCTGTTATTGCGCCTGCTTTTAATGAGGAAAAAACAATTGTAGAAAGTATCCACTCACTGCTAAATCTTAAATATCCTGATTATGAGCTTCTTGTTATTAACGATGGCTCAACAGATGGTACACTGGAACTGCTCATCAACACTTTCAAACTTAAGCGGGTGGATTATATATTTGAATATAAGCTCGCTACAAAATTGGTACGTGGTATCTATCGCAATGATGCGATGCCCAATCTTCTCGTTATTGATAAAGAGGGTGGAGGTAAAGCAGATGCCCTCAATGTCGGGATTAATATTTCTCAGAAGGAGTATTTTTGTGGTATAGACTCTGATTCTTTACTTGATAAAGAAGCTTTGCTTAAACTTGCTGCTATGCAATTGGATGTAGGGGTTGAAATGCCCGCATTAGGAGGTAATATTATTCCTGTTAATGGCTCCACCATTAAACAAGGTGCAATTACAAAATTAGGTATATCTAAAAATAAGTTAGTGAGATTTCAGACAATCGAATATATGCGAGCCTTTATGGCAGGGAGACTCGGCTGGGCCTATGCAGGCAGCCTGTTGATTATATCTGGGGCATTTGGACTTTTTCGTAAAGAGCGTGTAATGGGTGTTGGAGGATACCTAACTAGTAGCGGTAAATATGAGAAGGATACAGTAGGAGAAGACATGGAGCTTGTAGTACGCATTAATCGTTTGATGAGAGAAATGGGGCTTCATTATAAAATAGGATATGCTTATCATGCCAATTGTTTTACAGAAGTACCAGAAGATATTAAAAGCCTTAAGAATCAAAGATATCGGTGGCATAGAGGACTGATTGATACAATTATTTTTCATAGAAGTATGCTTTTTAACCTACGATACGGGCACATAGGGTTTTTTGCAATGCCTTATTATTTTATTTTTGAAATATTAGGGCCTTTTATAGAAGTACAAGGTTATCTAATGGTTTTTTTGGCGTTGTTTTTAGGTCTCTTAAATATTGAGATTATTCTACTTCTTTTTATTGCAACCATACTCTTAGGTATTCTTGTCTCGCTCTCCTCTATTTTGATCGCTGAGAAAGATATTAAATATTACCAGACCAAAGATATTATGAGTTTGATTTTCTATGCTTTCATTGAAAACTTTGGGCCAAGACAATTGTTTAGCTTTTGGCGGGTAGGAGGCTGTTTGAAGATATTATGGAAAACAGATGAATGGGGAAAACTAAAAAGAAAAGGATTTAAACGTTGA
- a CDS encoding SDR family NAD(P)-dependent oxidoreductase has protein sequence MAILITGGAGYTGSHVCIELLKEGYEVVIVDNFLNSNPETLAQIREKSGKDFKLYAMDLAHKEIVERIFKENEIEGVIHFAGVKSTGQCKDQPIKYYHTNLTSTLMLCEVMSEYNIKKMVFSSSEGFYGDNGAQSTVYGSAKLMIERILKEVYTVDNSWGIKIMRYLQPEGNVYTREDIKAEDMSHIYIEAFKQIKEGSFDTYAINISNKKILVEEIDAFSGY, from the coding sequence ATGGCTATTCTAATTACAGGTGGAGCAGGATATACAGGATCGCATGTATGTATTGAACTTTTAAAAGAAGGATACGAGGTTGTAATAGTAGATAATTTTTTAAATTCTAATCCAGAGACTTTAGCACAAATTCGTGAAAAGAGTGGTAAAGATTTTAAACTCTATGCTATGGATCTTGCACACAAAGAGATTGTAGAACGTATTTTTAAAGAAAATGAAATAGAAGGGGTTATTCATTTTGCAGGCGTTAAGTCAACAGGACAATGTAAAGATCAGCCAATAAAATATTATCATACGAATCTGACAAGTACGCTCATGTTGTGTGAAGTGATGAGTGAATATAATATTAAAAAAATGGTGTTTAGTTCTTCAGAAGGCTTTTATGGTGATAATGGTGCACAATCAACAGTATATGGCAGTGCTAAACTGATGATTGAGCGTATTTTAAAAGAGGTTTATACGGTTGATAATAGCTGGGGTATTAAAATCATGCGCTATTTGCAGCCAGAAGGCAATGTTTATACAAGAGAAGATATAAAGGCGGAAGATATGAGTCATATTTATATCGAGGCATTTAAGCAAATAAAAGAAGGTTCGTTTGATACGTATGCAATTAATATCTCTAATAAAAAGATTTTGGTAGAGGAGATAGATGCATTTAGCGGTTATTAA